In Methylococcus geothermalis, one genomic interval encodes:
- the clpX gene encoding ATP-dependent Clp protease ATP-binding subunit ClpX, which produces MSSDTPANTQHCSFCGIEQSRDTPLIAGIEGQICEACVRLAEQVVTNWGRKRSMAELHGNVPKPWDIKRHLDQYVIGQELSKEILSVAVYNHYKRLRHESREILGLAADDTDVQVGKSNILMIGPTGTGKTLLASTLARIVGVPFVVADATTLTQAGYVGDDVENILVRLLEAADGSVERAEWGIVYIDEVDKLAKSPEMAINTRDISGEGVQQALLRFVEGSQVKVAARGRRREGSGGDEVTIDTRNILFIAGGAFPGLEKHVEKRIGPPRGEIGFHAPMQDSKKPPLEELLAEIQPEDLRRFGLIPEFIGRFPVIAPLEPLDEAALVRILTEPRDALVRQYQKLFAYEGVELVFTEAAIRRIAARTIERDTGARGLRSIIEHILRRPMFEIPSQSDVRQCVVDADTVERNAPVKLIRDEEASSDSCAAAGCV; this is translated from the coding sequence ATGAGCAGCGATACGCCGGCAAACACCCAGCACTGCTCCTTTTGTGGTATCGAACAAAGCAGAGACACGCCGCTCATCGCCGGCATCGAGGGCCAGATCTGCGAGGCCTGCGTGCGCCTGGCCGAGCAGGTGGTGACGAACTGGGGCCGCAAGCGGTCGATGGCGGAGCTGCACGGCAACGTTCCCAAGCCGTGGGACATCAAGCGCCACCTCGACCAGTACGTGATCGGTCAGGAGCTGTCCAAGGAAATCCTTTCCGTCGCCGTCTACAACCACTACAAGCGCCTCCGCCACGAGAGCCGCGAGATCCTGGGGCTGGCCGCGGACGACACGGACGTTCAGGTCGGCAAATCGAACATCCTGATGATCGGACCCACCGGCACCGGCAAGACCCTCCTGGCCAGCACCCTGGCGCGCATCGTCGGCGTGCCGTTCGTGGTGGCGGATGCGACCACCCTGACTCAGGCCGGCTATGTCGGCGACGACGTCGAGAACATCCTGGTGCGCCTGCTGGAAGCCGCCGACGGCAGCGTCGAACGGGCGGAATGGGGCATCGTGTACATCGATGAAGTTGACAAGCTGGCGAAGAGCCCGGAAATGGCGATCAACACCCGCGACATTTCCGGCGAAGGCGTGCAGCAGGCCCTCTTGCGCTTCGTCGAAGGCAGCCAGGTGAAGGTGGCGGCCCGAGGCCGGCGGCGCGAAGGCAGCGGCGGCGACGAGGTCACAATCGATACCCGCAACATCCTGTTCATCGCGGGGGGTGCGTTTCCGGGCTTGGAAAAGCACGTGGAGAAACGCATCGGCCCGCCGCGCGGCGAGATCGGTTTCCACGCGCCCATGCAGGACTCGAAAAAGCCGCCCTTGGAGGAATTGCTGGCGGAAATCCAGCCCGAAGACCTGCGGCGGTTCGGGTTGATCCCGGAGTTCATCGGCCGCTTCCCCGTGATCGCTCCCTTGGAGCCGCTGGACGAGGCCGCTTTGGTCCGCATTCTCACAGAGCCCCGAGATGCTCTGGTGCGGCAATACCAGAAATTGTTCGCCTACGAGGGCGTCGAACTGGTCTTCACCGAGGCAGCGATCCGCCGCATCGCCGCGCGCACCATCGAGCGGGACACCGGCGCGCGCGGCTTGCGCAGCATCATCGAGCACATCCTCCGCCGACCGATGTTCGAGATTCCCTCGCAGTCGGACGTCCGCCAGTGCGTCGTCGATGCGGACACGGTGGAACGCAACGCCCCAGTGAAGCTGATCCGCGACGAGGAGGCTTCGTCGGATTCCTGCGCCGCCGCAGGGTGCGTCTGA
- a CDS encoding DUF1611 domain-containing protein produces MDKSPALILAHGCFRDIHGKVAHGLVRSTDRFDIVAVIDPACAGQDAGTLLDGRPRGIPVLASIDAALAHARIRPEFAIVGMATHGGRFTETLRTALLEAARAGLSLVNGLHDLAGDDPEIAAETARHGASILDLRRPKPVAELHFWTGQIHGVVAPRIAVLGTDCALGKRTTSRWVVQALNAVGVKTEMIYTGQTGWMQGGRHGLILDALPNDFVSGELEHAILSCYRECRPDLIVLEGQSALRNPSGPCGAELLLSGATAGVILQHAPGRRCYDGFEGPHFRIPPVEDEIRLIEHYGVPVLGVSLNGRDSSPEELREAQRRLARTLDIPVVCPLEDGVTELLPPLRALLDRKQVA; encoded by the coding sequence TTGGACAAGTCGCCCGCCCTCATTCTGGCCCACGGCTGCTTCCGGGACATACACGGCAAAGTCGCCCACGGCCTGGTCCGAAGCACGGACCGCTTCGACATCGTCGCCGTGATCGATCCCGCCTGCGCCGGCCAAGACGCCGGCACCCTGCTCGACGGACGGCCACGGGGCATTCCCGTTCTTGCCTCGATCGACGCCGCCCTGGCCCACGCGCGCATACGTCCCGAATTCGCCATCGTCGGCATGGCGACACACGGCGGTCGCTTCACCGAAACCCTGCGCACCGCCCTGCTCGAAGCGGCACGGGCCGGCCTGTCGCTGGTCAACGGCCTGCATGACCTCGCCGGAGACGATCCGGAAATCGCGGCGGAAACGGCCCGCCACGGCGCCAGTATCCTCGACTTGCGCCGGCCCAAGCCCGTCGCCGAACTGCATTTCTGGACCGGCCAGATCCACGGCGTAGTCGCACCGCGGATCGCGGTGCTCGGCACCGACTGCGCCCTGGGCAAGCGCACCACCTCCCGATGGGTGGTCCAGGCGCTGAACGCGGTAGGCGTCAAGACCGAGATGATCTACACCGGCCAGACCGGCTGGATGCAGGGCGGGCGGCATGGCCTGATCCTGGATGCCCTGCCGAACGACTTCGTCAGCGGCGAGCTGGAGCACGCCATCCTGAGCTGTTACCGCGAATGCCGGCCCGACCTCATCGTCCTGGAAGGCCAATCCGCCCTGCGCAATCCGAGCGGACCCTGCGGGGCGGAACTGCTGCTGTCGGGGGCCACGGCGGGTGTCATCCTGCAGCACGCCCCCGGCCGGCGCTGTTACGACGGCTTCGAAGGACCGCATTTCCGGATTCCTCCCGTGGAGGACGAAATCCGGCTGATCGAACACTACGGTGTGCCGGTGCTGGGCGTCAGCCTGAACGGACGGGATTCGAGCCCGGAAGAATTGCGGGAAGCGCAGCGCAGACTGGCCCGGACCCTGGACATCCCGGTCGTCTGCCCGCTGGAAGACGGTGTAACCGAGCTGCTGCCGCCGCTGCGGGCGTTGCTGGACCGGAAGCAAGTCGCATGA
- the cysE gene encoding serine O-acetyltransferase, whose translation MPSLAELLREDVGCVFERDPAARSRLEVMLTYPGVHAVLLHRIAHRLWRAGHRLSARLMAAFARWLTNVDIHPGATIGRRFFIDHGAGVVIGETAEIGDDVTLYHGVTLGGTSWNKVKRHPTLGSGVLVGAGAKILGPITLGDQVRVGANSVVIKDVPAYCTVVGIPGKIVQPKSSRRIDPHGIDLDHHLIPDPVGKAVQCLLDRIEILEDELVKRHIDSNHACRQCEGEPVCREPADMES comes from the coding sequence ATGCCGTCCCTCGCGGAGCTTTTGCGCGAGGATGTCGGCTGCGTGTTCGAGCGCGACCCGGCGGCGCGGAGCCGGCTGGAAGTCATGCTGACCTATCCCGGCGTCCACGCGGTACTGCTGCACCGGATCGCTCATCGGCTGTGGCGCGCGGGACACCGCCTGAGCGCCCGGCTGATGGCGGCATTCGCCCGCTGGCTGACCAACGTCGACATCCATCCCGGCGCCACCATCGGCCGGCGCTTTTTCATCGACCACGGCGCCGGCGTGGTGATCGGCGAGACCGCCGAGATCGGCGACGACGTGACGCTTTATCACGGCGTCACCCTCGGCGGCACCTCGTGGAACAAGGTGAAACGCCATCCCACCCTGGGCAGTGGCGTGCTGGTCGGCGCCGGCGCCAAGATTCTGGGGCCCATCACGCTCGGCGACCAGGTCCGCGTCGGCGCGAATTCGGTGGTGATCAAGGACGTGCCGGCTTACTGCACGGTGGTCGGCATCCCCGGCAAGATCGTCCAGCCCAAGAGTTCGCGCCGGATCGATCCCCACGGCATCGACCTGGACCACCATTTGATCCCCGATCCGGTCGGCAAGGCGGTGCAATGCCTGCTGGACCGGATCGAAATCCTGGAAGACGAGCTGGTGAAGCGCCACATCGATTCGAACCACGCGTGCAGGCAGTGCGAAGGGGAACCGGTGTGCAGGGAACCCGCGGACATGGAATCTTGA
- a CDS encoding DUF2721 domain-containing protein, with protein sequence MQFLINIEDVAHVIQLAVAPVFLLTSIGAVLSVMTVRLSRCIDRARYLEDNLERLDQKMRQFAHVELRILWRRARMIGAALTLCTISALLICTVVGILFVGGISDAQLGTAIALLFIAAMATLMLALLVFLVEIYIGIATLRVGPR encoded by the coding sequence ATGCAATTCCTGATCAACATCGAGGACGTCGCCCACGTCATCCAGCTCGCCGTTGCGCCGGTATTCCTGCTGACCAGCATCGGCGCCGTGCTGTCGGTGATGACGGTCCGCCTCTCCCGCTGCATCGACCGGGCGCGCTACCTGGAAGACAACCTCGAAAGGCTCGACCAGAAGATGCGCCAGTTCGCCCATGTGGAACTCAGAATTTTGTGGCGGCGCGCCCGGATGATCGGCGCAGCCCTCACCCTCTGCACGATCAGCGCCCTCCTGATCTGTACGGTGGTCGGCATTCTCTTCGTGGGCGGCATTTCCGACGCCCAGTTGGGCACGGCGATCGCGCTGCTGTTCATCGCGGCCATGGCCACGCTGATGCTGGCCTTGCTCGTTTTCCTGGTGGAAATCTATATCGGCATCGCGACCCTGCGGGTCGGGCCGCGCTGA
- the budA gene encoding acetolactate decarboxylase, whose product MAIDDIFIQAFRNHQQKGDLFHPLGREDHEVYQASTIGALMEGVYDGEVTYGELAEHGDFGLGTFNALDGEMVALEGRFFQIKSDGKAYPVPPAAKTPFAVVTLFEPTVQVAWPNPIDWKQFQAAVDKAAPSKNIFYAIRVRARFDYIRVRTVPRQHKPYPPLVEVARHQPEFEYDNLEGTLVGFRFPDYTQGVNVAGYHVHFLDKTATVGGHVLDFTMREATVDIDVTSQFRMEVPECGAFLDADLAKDQDEAIHEAES is encoded by the coding sequence TTGGCCATCGACGACATCTTCATCCAAGCCTTCCGCAACCACCAGCAGAAAGGCGACCTGTTCCACCCGCTGGGCCGCGAGGACCACGAGGTGTACCAGGCCTCCACGATCGGCGCCCTCATGGAAGGCGTCTACGACGGCGAAGTGACCTACGGCGAACTGGCCGAGCACGGCGACTTCGGCCTGGGCACCTTCAACGCACTGGACGGCGAGATGGTCGCCCTCGAAGGCCGATTCTTCCAGATCAAATCGGACGGCAAGGCCTATCCCGTCCCACCCGCCGCCAAGACGCCATTCGCCGTGGTAACGCTATTCGAACCGACCGTGCAGGTGGCCTGGCCCAACCCGATCGACTGGAAGCAGTTCCAGGCCGCCGTCGACAAGGCCGCGCCCAGCAAGAACATTTTCTACGCCATCCGGGTGCGGGCCCGCTTCGATTACATCCGCGTCCGCACGGTGCCGCGCCAGCACAAACCCTACCCACCCCTGGTCGAAGTCGCCCGCCACCAGCCCGAATTCGAATACGACAACCTGGAAGGCACCCTGGTCGGCTTCCGTTTCCCCGACTACACCCAGGGCGTCAACGTCGCTGGCTACCACGTGCATTTCTTGGACAAAACGGCAACCGTCGGCGGCCACGTGCTGGACTTCACGATGCGCGAGGCCACCGTCGACATCGACGTCACCTCCCAATTCCGCATGGAAGTACCCGAATGCGGGGCTTTTCTCGACGCGGACTTGGCGAAGGATCAGGACGAAGCGATACACGAGGCGGAGAGCTGA
- a CDS encoding YciI family protein, whose protein sequence is MKYLCLICAETVKEQMSEADAERHLEEYREFTESIRRSGHYIGCNRLLPPAAATTIRVRNGKISATDGPYAKTKEQLGGYYLIEAKDMNEAVEIASRIPGGWIGCVEIRPVAEDVQTLSVLGFSAGLE, encoded by the coding sequence ATGAAATACTTGTGTTTGATTTGCGCGGAAACCGTGAAGGAACAGATGTCGGAAGCCGATGCGGAAAGGCATCTGGAGGAGTACCGGGAGTTTACAGAATCCATTCGGCGGAGCGGCCATTACATCGGCTGCAACCGTCTGCTGCCTCCGGCCGCCGCGACCACGATCCGGGTGCGAAACGGCAAGATTTCGGCGACAGACGGCCCTTACGCCAAGACCAAGGAGCAGCTCGGCGGCTATTACCTCATCGAGGCCAAAGATATGAACGAGGCAGTCGAGATCGCTTCGAGGATTCCGGGAGGCTGGATCGGATGCGTCGAGATTAGGCCTGTCGCGGAGGACGTGCAGACATTGAGTGTGCTGGGATTCTCAGCGGGATTGGAGTAA
- a CDS encoding dipeptide epimerase, with the protein MNILDIRVRTEHFPLTRPYRIAFRSIDEVDNLIVEVRTTDGLLGLGAASPEHHVTGETLEACHAALSVDDLDWLIGRDIRTLPRLCRELTERLPAAPAARAALDMALHDLFAQALDLPLADVLGRAHDSLPTSVTIGIKPVEETLTEAREYLGLGFRVLKVKLSGEETEDFARLHRLHETLAGRAVMRVDPNQSYGVDGLLRLDRAGRELGIEFVEQPFPAERTDWFRALPEAVRRRVAADESLLGPADAFALAAPPAACGIFNIKLMKCGGLAPALRIAAIAETAGIALMWGCMDESRISIAAALHAALACPATRYLDLDGSFDLARDIAEGGFVLEDGRLSVTGKPGLGLKRLD; encoded by the coding sequence ATGAATATCCTCGACATCCGGGTGCGGACCGAACACTTCCCGCTGACACGGCCCTACCGCATCGCCTTCCGTTCCATCGACGAAGTCGACAACCTGATCGTCGAAGTCAGGACTACGGACGGCTTGCTCGGCTTGGGCGCAGCCTCGCCTGAACACCACGTCACCGGCGAAACCCTGGAAGCCTGCCACGCCGCCTTGAGCGTGGACGATCTCGACTGGCTGATCGGCCGGGACATCCGCACCCTGCCGCGGCTGTGCCGGGAATTGACGGAACGGCTGCCCGCCGCGCCGGCCGCCCGCGCCGCCCTCGACATGGCGCTGCACGACCTGTTCGCCCAAGCGCTGGATCTGCCCCTGGCCGACGTCCTGGGACGCGCGCACGACAGCCTGCCGACCTCGGTCACCATCGGCATCAAGCCGGTCGAGGAAACGCTGACGGAGGCCCGCGAATACCTCGGCCTCGGCTTCCGGGTGCTCAAGGTCAAGCTCTCCGGTGAAGAGACGGAGGATTTCGCGCGGCTGCATCGGCTGCACGAAACGCTGGCCGGACGCGCAGTCATGCGGGTCGACCCCAACCAGAGCTACGGCGTCGACGGCCTGCTCCGGCTCGACCGGGCCGGCCGGGAACTCGGCATCGAGTTCGTCGAACAGCCCTTCCCGGCGGAGAGGACCGACTGGTTCCGGGCGCTGCCGGAAGCGGTGCGACGGCGGGTCGCCGCCGACGAATCCCTGCTCGGCCCCGCCGACGCCTTCGCCCTGGCCGCGCCGCCCGCCGCTTGCGGCATCTTCAACATCAAACTGATGAAATGCGGAGGGCTGGCCCCGGCACTGCGGATCGCCGCGATCGCCGAAACGGCGGGCATCGCGCTGATGTGGGGCTGCATGGACGAGAGCCGCATCAGCATCGCCGCCGCCCTGCACGCCGCCCTCGCCTGCCCGGCCACCCGCTACCTCGACCTGGACGGCAGCTTCGACTTGGCCCGCGACATCGCCGAAGGCGGCTTCGTCCTCGAGGACGGCCGGCTGAGTGTGACCGGCAAGCCTGGGCTCGGGCTGAAACGCCTGGATTGA
- a CDS encoding YciI family protein produces MLLDASGLQPSAKGWRIRYSGDKRSVVDGPFAETKELIAGYTLIQAKSREEAMEWTRRFPNPTIDGAECEIEVRQLFELEDFAPGEAIERFRELDVCFEKQPPDASVL; encoded by the coding sequence ATGTTGCTCGATGCCTCCGGTCTGCAGCCGAGCGCGAAAGGCTGGCGCATCCGGTACTCGGGCGACAAGCGTTCGGTGGTCGACGGTCCGTTCGCCGAAACCAAGGAACTGATCGCCGGCTACACCCTGATCCAGGCGAAATCGAGGGAAGAAGCGATGGAATGGACGCGGCGCTTTCCCAATCCAACCATTGACGGCGCCGAATGCGAGATCGAAGTTCGCCAGTTGTTCGAGCTGGAAGACTTCGCTCCCGGCGAGGCGATCGAGCGGTTCCGGGAGCTCGACGTTTGCTTCGAAAAACAGCCGCCGGACGCCTCGGTCCTTTGA
- the alsS gene encoding acetolactate synthase AlsS has translation MNETSRPRTGADLLVDSLQALGVEYVFGVPGGAILPILNVLAERGPRFIVCRDETGAAFMAQAWGRITGQPGVVLTTSGPGLINAVCGVATATEDRDPLVVITGQVPRAVQFKQSHMNLDSVSLFAPITKWSVEVEEPNTVSEILINAFRTAQAPRGGAVHVSVPNDMLTAPVTAEALAPAEPAVWGAAPAAIVERAADLLNDAKAPAILLGVRASAPGAAAAVRRFLERHPLPVAMTFEAAGTLSRDLVENFVGRVGYVLNQPGDDVLRQADLVLTIGYDPIEYEPSAWISPQSQVIHLDALPATVDRAYRPAAELVGDITANLEALGGQLLGETPAEQPAVAEARRRLLEEQGRGAALAGMPIHPLRLIHDLRATLDDEVTVTCDVGAHEIWMARYFFCYAPRHLLFSMGHQTMGVALPWAIGAALARPGKKVVSVSGDGSFLMTCMELETAVRLRLPIVHIVWKDGSYNLIRSLQMRDYGRSFGAEFGPTDFVKLAEAFGATGYRIESVNDIVPVLNRALAADTPVLIEVPIDYSDNVDLVDAINASAQH, from the coding sequence ATGAATGAAACAAGCCGTCCCCGCACCGGCGCCGACCTGCTGGTCGATTCGCTGCAAGCGCTGGGCGTCGAATATGTCTTCGGCGTGCCCGGCGGCGCGATACTCCCGATCCTGAACGTGCTGGCCGAACGTGGTCCTCGCTTCATCGTGTGCCGGGACGAAACCGGCGCCGCCTTCATGGCCCAGGCCTGGGGCCGGATCACCGGCCAGCCCGGCGTGGTGCTCACCACCTCGGGTCCCGGCCTCATCAACGCCGTCTGCGGCGTGGCGACCGCCACAGAAGACCGCGACCCGCTGGTCGTCATCACCGGTCAAGTGCCGCGGGCCGTGCAGTTCAAACAGAGCCACATGAACTTGGACTCGGTGAGCTTGTTCGCGCCGATCACCAAATGGAGCGTCGAGGTCGAGGAGCCGAACACCGTATCGGAAATCCTAATCAACGCCTTCCGTACCGCGCAAGCGCCGCGCGGCGGCGCCGTTCACGTCTCGGTGCCGAACGACATGCTCACCGCGCCGGTCACGGCGGAAGCCCTGGCTCCGGCTGAACCCGCCGTCTGGGGCGCAGCCCCGGCCGCCATCGTCGAACGCGCGGCGGACCTGCTGAACGATGCCAAAGCGCCCGCCATCCTGCTCGGCGTGCGGGCAAGCGCGCCTGGAGCGGCGGCAGCAGTCCGGCGTTTCCTGGAGCGGCATCCGCTGCCGGTGGCGATGACCTTCGAAGCCGCCGGGACCCTCTCGCGCGACTTGGTCGAAAACTTCGTCGGCCGGGTCGGCTATGTGCTCAATCAGCCGGGCGACGACGTGCTGCGCCAGGCCGATCTGGTGCTCACCATCGGCTACGACCCGATCGAATACGAGCCTTCCGCCTGGATCTCGCCGCAATCACAGGTGATCCACCTGGACGCCCTGCCCGCCACCGTCGACCGGGCCTACCGCCCTGCCGCCGAATTGGTCGGCGACATCACTGCCAACCTGGAGGCGCTCGGCGGCCAACTCCTAGGCGAGACTCCGGCCGAACAACCCGCCGTCGCCGAAGCGCGGCGGCGTCTGCTGGAAGAGCAAGGCCGCGGCGCGGCGCTGGCCGGCATGCCGATCCATCCCCTGCGCCTCATCCACGACCTTCGGGCCACGCTGGACGACGAGGTGACGGTGACCTGCGACGTCGGCGCCCACGAAATCTGGATGGCCCGCTATTTCTTCTGCTATGCCCCGCGCCACCTGCTGTTCAGCATGGGACACCAGACCATGGGCGTCGCCCTGCCCTGGGCTATCGGCGCAGCCCTGGCCCGGCCCGGAAAGAAAGTGGTTTCGGTGTCCGGCGACGGCTCCTTCCTGATGACCTGCATGGAGCTGGAAACCGCAGTGCGCTTGAGGCTGCCGATCGTGCACATCGTCTGGAAAGACGGCAGCTACAACCTGATCCGCAGCCTGCAGATGCGCGACTACGGCCGCAGCTTCGGCGCCGAATTCGGCCCCACCGATTTCGTCAAGCTGGCGGAAGCCTTCGGCGCGACCGGCTACCGGATCGAATCCGTGAACGACATCGTCCCGGTGCTGAACCGGGCCTTGGCCGCCGACACCCCGGTGCTGATCGAAGTCCCCATCGACTACAGCGACAACGTCGACCTGGTCGACGCGATCAACGCATCCGCCCAGCACTGA
- a CDS encoding VOC family protein: MQRITPFLWFDNQAEEAVGFYISIFEKSKIPEQAC, translated from the coding sequence ATGCAAAGAATTACCCCGTTTTTATGGTTCGACAACCAAGCCGAAGAGGCAGTTGGCTTTTATATTTCTATTTTCGAAAAATCGAAAATACCTGAACAGGCTTGCTGA
- a CDS encoding SRPBCC family protein: MEITGSSPPSRLVLKLDFIRPFEAQNVVEFTLEPQGETTQVTWAIHGPMPFLSKVMTVFFSMDKMIGKDFEAGLASLKAAAEN, from the coding sequence ATGGAGATCACCGGATCGTCGCCGCCTTCCAGGCTGGTCTTGAAGCTGGATTTCATCCGGCCGTTCGAAGCCCAGAACGTCGTGGAATTCACGCTGGAGCCCCAGGGTGAGACTACGCAGGTGACCTGGGCCATACACGGGCCTATGCCATTCCTCTCGAAAGTCATGACGGTATTTTTCAGTATGGACAAAATGATAGGCAAGGATTTCGAGGCAGGTCTTGCCAGCCTCAAGGCCGCAGCCGAAAACTGA
- a CDS encoding NAD-dependent malic enzyme has translation MIDFKIARDPQTGKETWSVPLKGALLLNHPLFNKGTAFPEEERRELGLLGLLPPHVDDLDAQLERAYEAFKGKATDLERHIYLRALQDENEVLFYRLMQDYIGEMMPVVYTPTVGEACQRFSHIYRHPRGLFVAYPQRGDIDALLANALQRDVDVIVVTDGERILGLGDQGAGGMGIPIGKLALYTLCGGIHPARTLPVLLDVGTDNPALLNDPLYMGWRHPRVRGAEYDAFVERFVQAVMRRYPNVLLQWEDFAQANAGPLLERYRDRLCTFNDDIQGTAAVATGTVLAAIKATGVRLRDQVVAVFGAGSAGCGISEQLCAAMVRDGLSETEARSRFYLIDRAGLLREGLSGLLPFQQAFVQPAERLAGWRLDQAGTIGLAEVVNNAHPTVLIGVSGVTGAFTESIVKTMAGRVPHPIVLPLSNPTSRCEALPAQILAWTEGRALVATGSPFADVAWEGRTISIPQCNNSYVFPGLGLGILAVGARRVTPGMFMAAAQALADASPAATDPDGPLLPPLTAIRSVSRCIALAVAKEAIAAGVSARSSDADLERLVDERMWTPAYARLTGH, from the coding sequence ATGATCGACTTCAAAATCGCCCGCGATCCACAAACCGGCAAGGAAACCTGGTCGGTGCCGCTCAAGGGCGCTTTGCTGCTGAACCATCCGCTGTTCAACAAGGGCACGGCCTTTCCGGAGGAAGAGCGCCGCGAACTGGGCCTGCTCGGGTTGTTGCCGCCGCATGTCGACGACCTCGATGCCCAGCTCGAACGGGCCTACGAGGCATTCAAGGGCAAGGCCACCGACCTGGAACGCCACATCTACCTGCGTGCCCTGCAGGACGAGAATGAAGTGCTGTTCTACCGGCTGATGCAGGACTACATCGGCGAGATGATGCCCGTCGTCTACACGCCGACCGTGGGCGAAGCCTGCCAGCGGTTCAGCCACATCTACCGGCATCCGCGCGGCCTGTTCGTCGCCTATCCGCAGCGCGGCGACATCGACGCACTGCTGGCCAATGCCCTGCAGCGGGACGTTGACGTGATCGTGGTGACGGACGGCGAGCGCATCCTCGGCCTGGGCGACCAGGGCGCCGGTGGCATGGGCATCCCGATCGGCAAGCTGGCGCTGTATACCCTCTGCGGCGGGATTCACCCGGCCCGCACCTTGCCGGTGCTGCTGGACGTCGGCACGGACAATCCCGCCCTGCTGAACGACCCGCTGTACATGGGCTGGCGCCACCCGCGGGTGCGCGGCGCCGAATACGACGCCTTCGTCGAGCGCTTCGTGCAGGCGGTGATGCGGCGCTATCCGAACGTGCTGCTGCAATGGGAAGACTTCGCCCAGGCCAATGCTGGCCCGCTGCTGGAGCGCTACCGCGACCGGCTCTGCACCTTCAACGACGACATCCAGGGCACGGCGGCGGTCGCCACCGGCACGGTACTGGCCGCGATCAAGGCCACGGGAGTTCGGCTGCGGGACCAGGTCGTCGCCGTGTTCGGCGCGGGCTCTGCCGGCTGCGGCATCAGCGAGCAACTGTGCGCGGCAATGGTCCGGGACGGCTTGTCCGAGACCGAAGCGCGCTCGCGCTTCTATCTGATCGACCGGGCCGGCCTGCTGCGCGAGGGACTTTCCGGGCTGCTGCCGTTCCAGCAAGCCTTCGTGCAGCCAGCTGAACGGCTGGCCGGCTGGCGGTTGGATCAAGCGGGGACCATCGGCCTGGCCGAGGTAGTAAACAACGCACACCCCACCGTGCTGATCGGCGTCTCCGGAGTAACGGGGGCTTTCACCGAATCCATCGTCAAGACGATGGCCGGCCGGGTGCCGCACCCTATCGTCCTGCCGCTGTCGAACCCGACTTCCCGCTGCGAAGCCCTGCCCGCCCAGATCCTGGCCTGGACCGAAGGCCGTGCCCTGGTCGCCACCGGCAGCCCGTTCGCCGACGTTGCCTGGGAGGGGCGCACGATCTCGATTCCACAGTGCAACAACAGCTATGTTTTTCCGGGGCTGGGGCTAGGCATCCTGGCCGTCGGCGCTCGCCGGGTCACCCCCGGCATGTTCATGGCCGCAGCCCAAGCTCTGGCCGACGCCTCCCCCGCGGCAACCGACCCGGACGGCCCCCTGCTCCCGCCCCTGACCGCCATCCGCAGCGTATCGCGCTGCATCGCGCTGGCTGTCGCAAAGGAGGCCATCGCCGCCGGCGTCTCAGCGCGCTCCAGCGATGCCGATCTGGAACGTTTGGTGGACGAACGGATGTGGACCCCGGCTTATGCGCGGCTGACTGGACATTGA
- a CDS encoding DUF1579 domain-containing protein, whose translation MQSEHEWQENLVGEWVYEHECSMEPGKPPEKFKGSESIRSLGGLWVLAEGSGEMPGGGVANTVMTLGYDPKKKRYVGTWVGSMMTHLWVYDGYLDAEGKVLTLETEGPDCTEEGKLVRYKDVIEIKGSDHRVMTSHKLGADGKWHPFMTASYRRKR comes from the coding sequence ATGCAAAGCGAACACGAGTGGCAGGAAAATCTCGTAGGCGAGTGGGTCTACGAGCACGAATGTTCGATGGAGCCGGGCAAACCGCCGGAGAAATTCAAGGGATCGGAAAGCATCCGTTCGCTCGGCGGCCTCTGGGTGCTGGCCGAGGGCAGCGGCGAGATGCCGGGCGGAGGCGTGGCGAACACCGTGATGACGCTGGGTTACGACCCTAAAAAGAAGCGATATGTCGGCACTTGGGTGGGTTCCATGATGACTCACCTGTGGGTTTACGACGGATACTTGGACGCCGAAGGAAAGGTGCTGACGCTCGAAACCGAAGGTCCTGACTGTACCGAGGAAGGAAAACTCGTGAGGTACAAGGACGTCATCGAGATCAAAGGCAGCGACCATCGGGTGATGACGTCTCACAAACTGGGGGCTGATGGAAAATGGCACCCATTCATGACTGCGAGCTATCGGAGGAAGCGGTAG